Proteins from a single region of Rhodovibrio salinarum DSM 9154:
- a CDS encoding N-acyl homoserine lactonase family protein — MADYSIYVLEYAAVPEYHVSGIIYAYHNQGYRKLPYAYALIKGNGHVALVDVGYNHKDYGKHLADKFGVKNWHSPREVLAEVGLTPEDVDTVFVTHAHFDHFGNVEDFPNATFYIQEREIAKWVWAMSLPERMRWMMIAVDPGDILRGVDLARQGRLVTVDGDMENVLPGIDLHVAYDTHTFGSMWVTVRNDGEAESSDPWVLAGDLIYVYENIEGDGGAVDAENVYTPVGLATGSQTNMVLATEEMMRQVGYQKRRVVPVHEERLKDEFPSRISDKDLRVSEICVADQETSKVG; from the coding sequence ATGGCGGACTATTCGATCTACGTATTGGAGTATGCGGCTGTGCCCGAATACCACGTGAGCGGCATCATCTATGCCTATCACAACCAGGGCTATCGCAAGCTCCCGTATGCCTATGCGCTGATCAAGGGCAATGGGCACGTCGCGCTCGTCGACGTGGGCTATAACCACAAGGATTACGGCAAGCATCTGGCCGATAAGTTCGGCGTCAAGAATTGGCACAGCCCGCGCGAGGTGCTGGCCGAGGTTGGCCTGACCCCGGAAGACGTCGACACGGTCTTCGTCACCCACGCGCACTTCGACCACTTCGGCAACGTGGAAGATTTCCCGAACGCGACCTTCTACATCCAGGAACGCGAGATCGCGAAGTGGGTCTGGGCGATGTCGCTGCCGGAGCGCATGCGCTGGATGATGATTGCGGTCGATCCCGGCGATATCCTGCGCGGGGTCGATCTGGCGCGCCAGGGCCGTCTGGTGACGGTCGACGGCGACATGGAGAACGTGTTGCCCGGCATCGATCTGCACGTCGCCTACGACACCCATACCTTTGGCTCGATGTGGGTCACGGTGCGCAACGACGGCGAGGCGGAGTCCAGCGATCCCTGGGTGCTCGCCGGCGACCTCATTTATGTCTACGAAAACATCGAGGGCGACGGCGGCGCCGTGGATGCCGAGAACGTCTATACGCCGGTCGGCCTCGCGACGGGTAGTCAGACCAACATGGTCCTCGCGACCGAGGAGATGATGCGCCAGGTCGGCTACCAAAAGCGCCGCGTCGTGCCGGTGCACGAGGAACGGCTGAAGGACGAGTTCCCGAGCCGGATCTCGGACAAGGACCTGCGGGTCTCCGAAATCTGCGTTGCCGATCAGGAAACCTCGAAGGTCGGCTAG
- a CDS encoding 3-hydroxyacyl-CoA dehydrogenase yields MTGHIGIVGAGLVGAGWAIVFARAGHDVRVFDGAEATLAALPGRLDTALADLKQSGLISDPAAIRNRITIVETLGGALAGAQYVQESVFERTDVKRALYEQIDPLLGPGTLVGSSSSGIPASAFTGGMAHADRYLIVHPVNPPYLVPVVELVPSPATSEATVAQARELMTQVGQVPVHVRGEPQGFILNRLQGALLREAWALFEEGHASVADIDKTVSHGLGLRWSFMGPFETIDLNAPGGVRDYAERLGGLYLDIARDRTDPQPWNEELVARVEAERRACLPEQDLQTRGAWRDRRLMALAAHKTAAEQKDGT; encoded by the coding sequence ATGACTGGACATATTGGAATTGTGGGCGCCGGCCTCGTCGGCGCCGGCTGGGCGATCGTGTTCGCGCGGGCCGGACACGACGTGCGCGTCTTCGATGGTGCGGAGGCGACCTTGGCGGCCTTGCCGGGGCGCCTGGATACGGCGCTGGCCGATCTCAAGCAGTCCGGACTGATCTCGGACCCCGCCGCGATCCGCAACCGCATCACCATCGTCGAGACTCTGGGCGGCGCGCTGGCGGGTGCGCAGTACGTGCAGGAATCGGTGTTCGAGCGGACCGACGTGAAGCGCGCGCTTTACGAGCAGATCGATCCGCTCCTGGGCCCGGGCACGCTGGTCGGCAGTTCGTCGTCCGGCATCCCGGCCTCCGCCTTCACCGGCGGGATGGCGCATGCTGACCGCTATCTGATCGTGCACCCGGTCAATCCGCCCTATCTGGTGCCGGTGGTCGAGCTCGTGCCCAGTCCCGCGACCTCCGAAGCGACCGTGGCGCAGGCTCGGGAGCTGATGACGCAGGTCGGACAGGTGCCGGTTCACGTCCGGGGCGAGCCCCAGGGGTTCATTCTGAACCGGCTGCAGGGGGCGCTGCTGCGTGAGGCCTGGGCGCTGTTCGAGGAAGGCCACGCCAGCGTCGCCGATATCGACAAAACGGTTTCCCACGGGCTCGGCCTGCGCTGGTCGTTCATGGGTCCGTTCGAGACGATCGATTTGAATGCGCCGGGCGGGGTGCGCGACTACGCCGAGCGTCTGGGCGGGCTCTATCTCGACATCGCCCGCGATCGGACCGACCCGCAGCCGTGGAACGAGGAACTGGTGGCGCGCGTCGAGGCCGAGCGGCGCGCATGCCTGCCGGAGCAGGATTTGCAGACACGCGGCGCCTGGCGCGATCGCCGCCTGATGGCATTGGCCGCGCATAAGACTGCGGCCGAACAGAAGGATGGAACGTGA
- a CDS encoding SDR family NAD(P)-dependent oxidoreductase, producing MGGQAGRDDGALAGRWALVTGASQGLGRGCALALADEGANVALMARNREKLEVLAGEIRDRGVEARVLVRDVSEIDAAAADIADLPHLDVLVNNAGTNAPQSFLDVDPETFDRVANLNLRAAFFVAQAAARRMVEQGRGSIVNMSSQAGHVGLKLRTVYCATKFAVEGMSKAMAVDLAGTGVRVNCVAPTFVRTEMTAAQLEQPEFRDYVDRNILLGRLAEVSEVAAAVVFLASDRAAMVTGTSLPVDGGWLAH from the coding sequence ATGGGCGGCCAGGCGGGACGAGACGATGGGGCGCTGGCGGGCCGCTGGGCGCTGGTGACCGGGGCGAGCCAGGGGCTGGGGCGCGGCTGTGCCCTGGCGCTGGCGGACGAAGGCGCCAACGTCGCCTTGATGGCACGCAACCGGGAGAAGCTCGAGGTACTGGCCGGCGAGATCCGGGACCGGGGCGTCGAAGCCCGTGTCCTGGTCCGTGACGTGTCCGAGATCGACGCGGCGGCGGCCGACATCGCTGACCTCCCGCACCTGGATGTGCTGGTCAATAATGCCGGCACGAACGCGCCGCAGAGTTTCCTCGACGTCGACCCCGAGACGTTCGACCGGGTCGCGAACCTGAACCTGCGCGCGGCGTTCTTCGTCGCCCAGGCCGCGGCGCGGCGGATGGTCGAGCAGGGCCGCGGATCGATCGTCAACATGTCCTCCCAGGCCGGACACGTCGGCCTCAAGTTGCGGACCGTCTATTGCGCGACCAAGTTCGCGGTCGAGGGGATGTCCAAGGCGATGGCCGTCGACCTGGCCGGGACGGGCGTTCGGGTGAACTGCGTGGCGCCAACCTTCGTGCGCACCGAGATGACGGCGGCGCAGTTGGAGCAGCCCGAGTTCCGGGACTATGTTGATCGCAACATCCTGCTTGGGCGGCTGGCAGAGGTCTCCGAGGTCGCGGCGGCCGTCGTCTTCCTGGCATCCGATCGCGCGGCGATGGTGACCGGCACCAGCCTGCCCGTGGATGGCGGCTGGTTGGCCCACTGA